In the genome of Candidatus Aminicenantes bacterium, the window TGCGGGAGTCTTTGGCTTCGGGTTCGAGCTGAGCGCTGTGTCCGGTGTGCTTTACTGCCAGTACCCGCAGACCCCGGGAACGGAACGCTTTTATGAGCTCAGTAATCAAGCGGGTTTTCCCCGCCCCGGACCATCCGGAAACGGCAAACACGATCATTGCAATCATGGTAATCTATCGCGCTTGCGCAGTCAACGCCCGGAGGAAATCGGCGGGATTCCTTGAAAAGCGGTAAGGCCGGGCCTATAATGGGAGATTCATCATCCAGGAGAAAAGTCATGAACGAAAGAGACCGCATCGACGCCGTGATTCGCCGGCACCCCGAAGTGTACGACAACCCTCCCAGGCAGGAAATGATCCGCCATTGCATCGATTACCGCGAGACCCTGGTCACGCGCAACGGCGCCCTGGCCCTGTGGACCCGTCCGGAATCCACCGGCCGCAGCCCCAAGGACACCTATATCGTGCGTGAACCGGGCACTTCAGCCGATATTGACTGGGACGCTCCCAACAACATCCCAATGGATCCCGGCACCCTGGACATGATCCTGGAGGACGCCCTGACCCTGCTGGCGGAAAAGCCACGCGTTTACGTGACCGACCGCGTGATCGGCGCGGACTCCGGTTATGCCCTGCCCGTGCATACCGTGGCCGACAACTCCGTGACTGCCCTGTTCACGGACAACATGTTCCGGCCCATCCCGCCGGACATCCATCGCAGCCGTCTCAACAACCGTCCCTTCACCCTGGTGGTGCTGCCCAACGACAAGCTGGACCCGGAACGCTACACCGGCCGGCTGCGTGAACTCTCAGACGGAGCAACCTCCAACATGGTGGTGGCAATGGATTTCTCTCGTGACCTGGGAGTGATCGTGGGCAGCGCCTACCTGGGAAGTGTCAAAAAATTGATGTTTACGGTGATGAACTACATGCTTCCCGGGATCGACGTGTTGCCCCTGCACACATCGGCCAACGAAGGCCCGGATGCGGAAATCGCCCTTTTCCTGGGCCTGAGCGGTACGGGCAAGACCACTCTGTCTGCGGACCCGGACCGCGCCCTGCTGGGTGATGACGAACACGGCTGGAGCGAACCGGGGATCTCGAATTTCGAGAACGGCTGCTATGCCAAGCTGATCAACCTGTCCGCGGAAAAAGAGCCGGAAATCCACCGCGCGGTCATGCACGACGCTCCCGCTCTTGAACACGGTGCCATACTGGAAAATGTCATGATGTATCCCGATGGAACAGTTGATCTCTATGATAACCGCCTGACGGAAAACTCCCGCGGCAGTTATCCCCTGACTTTTCTTTCCAACATCAAGACCTCTTCACAGGGAACCCACCCCTACCGCATCCTTTTTCTCACCGCGGACGCCAACGGGGTACTCCCCCCGGTGGCTCAACTTACTGAAGACCAGGCCATGTTGTGGTTCCTGATGGGTTATACCAGCAAGCTGGCGGGAACGGAAACCGGAATCAAGGAACCGGTTTCCACGTTTTCACGTTTTTTCGGCGCCCCCTTCATGCCCAGAAACCCAGATGTATACGCCGCCATGCTGGGCGAAAAACTCAAGGCCCATGGAACGCGGGTGTTTCTGGTCAACACCGGCTGGACCGGGGGGCCTTACGGCACGGGCAGTCGCATGGATATCACCGTTACCCGCCACATCATCCGCCAGGTGCTGGATGGCAACCTGGAGGGGTTGGAGTTCCGCGAAGATCCCCGTTTTCACATCCTGGTGCCCGTTACTTTCCCCGGTGTGGACCCCGCGGTACTGCATCCAGAGAATTCCTGGCGGGATCCCGAGGCGTTCAAACGCCGCGCGGACACCCTGGCAGCCGAATTCAGTGAACACTACGACAAGGCGTATGGTGAAAAACCGATCGCGGCGTCGATCCGCGCCTGTTGCCCCGGGAAATAAGGCATTGTGGGGGAGGTATCCCTCAGCGCGGACCGCGGCGACTGAAATCCGAGCGCGAATAGGCGTTGAGATATCCCGGAAAGTAATCCCTATCCGGAAAAGTGCTCCAGGTGTCATATCCCAGCCAGGCGATCATGGAAGCGTTGTCCGTGCAGTACTGTGGCTGGGGCAGGAAAAGGGGAATCTCTCTTTTGTGGAAGGCATTTTCCAGGCGGTTGCGCAACAGGGAGTTGCGGCTCACGCCACCGGAAACCACGATCCCGGCGGCCGGGTGTTGATCCGCCGCCTGCAGCAGTGATTCGACCAGGTAGTCCACCATCGATGACAGCAGGGAAGAGGTCAGGCCCGCCAGTTGCGGGTGGTCGGCGCGGATGCCGTGGCGCCGGACCAGGCGCAGGGCCGCGGCCTTGTACCCGGAAAAAGAGTAGTCGGCTGAACCATCACTCATACGGGGATGGGAAAACTCGAATTCCCGGTCGCGGCCGGGGTCGTACATGCGGTCCAGGAGCGGGCCGCCGGGATACCCCAGCCCCAGGTGGCGCGCCACCTTGTCCATCACTTCGCCCGCGGCATCGTCGCGGGTGCGGGCCAGCACCTCCAGGTCAAAACGCGATTCCAGGCGGAACAGGGTGGTGTGTCCCCCGGACACCACCAGGGCCAGGAGAGGGAATTCGATTTGCGGGTGAGTGATAAACGCGGCCTCGATGTGGGCGGCTATGTGGTCCACGCCCACCAGGGGGATGCCGGTCCGGTATGACAGGCCCTTGGCAAAAGAGAGGGCGATGAGCAACGAGCCGATCAGGCCGGGTCCCGTGGTCACGCTCAACAGCTCCACCTGTTGAAGGCCGATACCGGACTCTTCCAGTACCGCGGTGGTCAGCAGGTCGATGCTCTCGTAGTGGGTGCGCGAGGCGATTTCAGGCACCACACCGCCGAAGCGGGCATGCAGGTCCACCTGCGATTTGATCTTTTCACATACCACGCGGTCGTTGCCGTCGCCCCGCTCCACCAGGGCTACGGCGGTTTCATCGCACGAGGATTCAAAGCCCAGCACCAGCATGGGCCCATTCTACCCGACAAGGCCCGGCGAGGCAATC includes:
- a CDS encoding phosphoenolpyruvate carboxykinase (ATP) — protein: MNERDRIDAVIRRHPEVYDNPPRQEMIRHCIDYRETLVTRNGALALWTRPESTGRSPKDTYIVREPGTSADIDWDAPNNIPMDPGTLDMILEDALTLLAEKPRVYVTDRVIGADSGYALPVHTVADNSVTALFTDNMFRPIPPDIHRSRLNNRPFTLVVLPNDKLDPERYTGRLRELSDGATSNMVVAMDFSRDLGVIVGSAYLGSVKKLMFTVMNYMLPGIDVLPLHTSANEGPDAEIALFLGLSGTGKTTLSADPDRALLGDDEHGWSEPGISNFENGCYAKLINLSAEKEPEIHRAVMHDAPALEHGAILENVMMYPDGTVDLYDNRLTENSRGSYPLTFLSNIKTSSQGTHPYRILFLTADANGVLPPVAQLTEDQAMLWFLMGYTSKLAGTETGIKEPVSTFSRFFGAPFMPRNPDVYAAMLGEKLKAHGTRVFLVNTGWTGGPYGTGSRMDITVTRHIIRQVLDGNLEGLEFREDPRFHILVPVTFPGVDPAVLHPENSWRDPEAFKRRADTLAAEFSEHYDKAYGEKPIAASIRACCPGK
- the tsaD gene encoding tRNA (adenosine(37)-N6)-threonylcarbamoyltransferase complex transferase subunit TsaD; its protein translation is MLVLGFESSCDETAVALVERGDGNDRVVCEKIKSQVDLHARFGGVVPEIASRTHYESIDLLTTAVLEESGIGLQQVELLSVTTGPGLIGSLLIALSFAKGLSYRTGIPLVGVDHIAAHIEAAFITHPQIEFPLLALVVSGGHTTLFRLESRFDLEVLARTRDDAAGEVMDKVARHLGLGYPGGPLLDRMYDPGRDREFEFSHPRMSDGSADYSFSGYKAAALRLVRRHGIRADHPQLAGLTSSLLSSMVDYLVESLLQAADQHPAAGIVVSGGVSRNSLLRNRLENAFHKREIPLFLPQPQYCTDNASMIAWLGYDTWSTFPDRDYFPGYLNAYSRSDFSRRGPR